A window of the Gemmatirosa kalamazoonensis genome harbors these coding sequences:
- a CDS encoding glycosyltransferase family 2 protein, whose amino-acid sequence MTEPLVSVVIPTFRREVMVVEAVRSALAQTGVRVEVIVLDDSAEGSAASAIAAVGDPRVRYVHRAVPSGGNPALVRNEGLSLATGEYVHFLDDDDVLCEGALAATVAALVRKPSAGVAVGMVVPFGDDPVALEHERAYFAAAARRLKHARTRFTLTATMLFDVTPLVNSECTVRRSCAQAVGGYSPDVARCEDVDFYLRAIRHCGFVLVDRPVVRYRTGTPSLMHSQSDEKLLVESYDRIHRHYRRQYGVAEVTIMRLFVLASALGASCAVLFGMESCVPW is encoded by the coding sequence ATGACTGAGCCACTCGTGTCGGTCGTCATCCCGACGTTCCGTCGTGAGGTGATGGTCGTCGAGGCGGTGCGCTCCGCGCTCGCGCAGACCGGCGTCCGTGTCGAGGTGATCGTGCTCGACGACAGTGCCGAGGGCTCGGCCGCGTCGGCGATCGCCGCCGTCGGCGACCCGCGCGTGCGCTACGTCCACCGAGCCGTCCCGTCGGGCGGGAACCCCGCGCTCGTGCGCAACGAGGGACTGTCCCTCGCGACGGGGGAATACGTGCACTTCCTGGACGACGACGACGTCCTGTGCGAGGGAGCGCTCGCCGCCACGGTGGCCGCGCTGGTGCGCAAGCCGTCGGCGGGTGTCGCGGTGGGCATGGTCGTGCCGTTCGGTGACGATCCGGTCGCGCTCGAGCACGAGCGAGCCTACTTCGCGGCCGCGGCGCGTCGGCTGAAGCACGCGCGCACCCGCTTCACGCTCACCGCCACGATGCTGTTCGACGTCACGCCGCTCGTGAACTCCGAGTGCACCGTGCGCCGCTCGTGCGCGCAGGCCGTCGGCGGCTACTCGCCGGACGTCGCGCGGTGCGAGGACGTGGACTTCTATCTTCGCGCGATCCGGCACTGCGGCTTCGTGCTCGTCGACCGGCCGGTGGTGCGCTACCGAACGGGCACGCCATCGCTCATGCACTCGCAGAGCGACGAAAAGCTTCTCGTCGAGTCGTACGACCGGATCCACCGGCACTACCGACGCCAGTACGGGGTCGCGGAAGTCACGATCATGCGTCTCTTCGTTCTCGCGTCGGCGCTCGGCGCGTCGTGCGCCGTGCTGTTCGGCATGGAGTCCTGCGTACCATGGTGA
- a CDS encoding GNAT family N-acetyltransferase, with product MSTARSAGAAPNAHPTTRVEVVTTLDGLRRLEAEWTALSARVPDATPFTTHEWAVAWWTHLRRATRWKRDALRVFVVRSADGAAIAFAPYMLTEYRALAVPVMRILQPIGADPNLTELRAMLVAPEHEAAAVAALLAAQRTVGPAPDWIRVAGLRRDGDARRQLLARADAVADREISAFSLRLPDSWEEFKRTRPRNVRESLRKCYNSLARDGHEWRFRAIEGGPELDAALARFCELHAYRAQAGGSVAHPDYFAPAPSRAFLGDVMTRLGSRGAARVFQLEIGGEVVAARLGFRFGDELYLYYSGYDPAWGKYSVMTTVVAETMRHAIEQGITTVNLSTGADVSKTRWRPEELPFGDVVVVNAGARARFSHLAFTRAAAWKSARRRRALMTAAASPSQESND from the coding sequence ATGTCCACCGCGCGTTCCGCAGGCGCCGCGCCGAACGCCCACCCGACCACGCGCGTGGAGGTGGTCACGACGCTAGACGGGCTGCGGCGGCTGGAGGCGGAGTGGACGGCGCTGTCGGCGCGCGTGCCCGACGCGACGCCGTTCACGACGCACGAGTGGGCGGTCGCGTGGTGGACGCACCTGCGGCGCGCGACGCGGTGGAAGCGCGACGCGCTGCGGGTATTCGTCGTGCGCTCGGCCGACGGCGCGGCGATCGCGTTCGCGCCGTACATGCTCACCGAGTACCGCGCGCTCGCCGTGCCGGTGATGCGCATCCTGCAGCCGATCGGCGCCGATCCGAACCTCACGGAGCTGCGCGCGATGCTCGTCGCGCCCGAGCACGAGGCGGCGGCGGTCGCGGCACTGCTCGCGGCGCAGCGTACCGTGGGGCCCGCGCCCGACTGGATCCGCGTCGCCGGACTCCGGCGCGACGGCGACGCGCGGCGGCAGCTGCTCGCGCGCGCCGACGCCGTGGCCGACCGCGAGATCTCGGCCTTCTCGTTGCGCCTGCCCGACAGCTGGGAGGAGTTCAAGCGTACGCGCCCGCGCAACGTGCGCGAATCGCTGCGCAAGTGCTACAACTCGCTCGCGCGCGACGGACACGAGTGGCGCTTCCGCGCGATCGAGGGGGGGCCGGAGTTGGACGCCGCGCTCGCGCGCTTCTGCGAGCTCCACGCGTACCGCGCGCAGGCGGGCGGCTCGGTTGCGCACCCCGACTACTTCGCGCCCGCGCCGTCGCGCGCGTTCCTCGGCGACGTGATGACGCGGCTCGGCAGCCGGGGCGCGGCACGCGTGTTCCAGCTCGAGATCGGCGGCGAGGTGGTCGCGGCGCGACTCGGCTTCCGCTTCGGCGACGAGCTGTATCTCTACTACTCGGGCTACGACCCGGCGTGGGGGAAGTACAGCGTGATGACGACCGTCGTCGCGGAGACCATGCGCCACGCGATCGAGCAGGGGATCACGACCGTGAACCTCTCGACCGGCGCCGACGTGTCGAAGACGCGGTGGCGGCCCGAGGAGCTGCCGTTCGGCGACGTCGTCGTCGTGAACGCAGGCGCGCGCGCGCGCTTCTCCCACCTGGCGTTCACGCGCGCCGCGGCGTGGAAGTCGGCGCGCCGGCGCCGAGCGTTGATGACCGCCGCGGCATCGCCGTCGCAGGAGTCCAATGACTGA
- a CDS encoding glycosyltransferase family 2 protein — protein MTLPGLAAAMLLVAAVPPTAAALYLGVLALLARRAAPADATGRGPATRFDVIVPAHDEESGIAATIASLRALDYPSERYRVVVVADNCTDATAECARAAGALVWERNDAERRGKGYALAHGFAASVEEGFAEAVVVVDADTTVSPNLLRELDAALARGADALQASYGIRNPDASWRTRLLTLGFTLFHDIRSLARERLRLSSGLRGNGMCFHADLLRRVPHRAFSIVEDLEYGLQLGLAGVRVAYVGAAHVYGDMPSSTDASRSQRARWERGRRAVGREYAGRLLREAVRRRDVVLLDLLLDVVVPPLSRLVAALVVGWTVAVAAAALGAPAASAVAVWTVGALAIVVYLARGCALTGNGLRAAADLVYAPVYMLWKLTVAAGRATRNDEWVRTSRAVSANRGGA, from the coding sequence ATGACGCTCCCGGGCCTCGCCGCCGCCATGCTGCTCGTCGCCGCCGTGCCGCCGACGGCGGCGGCGCTGTACCTCGGCGTGCTCGCGCTGCTCGCGCGCCGGGCCGCGCCCGCGGACGCGACGGGACGCGGGCCCGCGACGCGCTTCGACGTGATCGTGCCGGCGCACGACGAGGAGTCGGGGATCGCGGCGACGATCGCGAGCCTGCGTGCGCTCGACTATCCGTCCGAGCGCTACCGCGTCGTCGTCGTGGCCGACAACTGCACCGACGCGACGGCCGAGTGTGCGCGCGCCGCGGGCGCGCTCGTGTGGGAGCGGAACGACGCCGAGCGTCGCGGCAAGGGCTACGCGCTCGCGCACGGCTTCGCGGCGAGCGTAGAGGAGGGCTTCGCCGAGGCCGTCGTCGTGGTCGACGCCGACACGACGGTGTCGCCGAACCTGCTGCGCGAGCTCGACGCGGCACTCGCGCGCGGCGCTGACGCGCTGCAGGCGAGCTACGGGATCCGCAACCCCGACGCGTCGTGGCGCACGCGGCTGCTGACGCTCGGCTTCACGTTGTTCCACGACATCCGCTCGCTCGCGCGGGAGCGCCTGCGCCTGTCGAGCGGCCTGCGCGGCAATGGGATGTGCTTCCACGCGGATCTCCTGCGCCGCGTACCGCACCGCGCGTTCTCCATCGTCGAGGACCTCGAGTACGGCCTACAGCTCGGTCTCGCCGGCGTGCGCGTGGCCTACGTCGGGGCGGCGCACGTGTACGGTGACATGCCGTCGAGCACGGACGCGTCGCGCTCGCAGCGCGCGCGGTGGGAGCGCGGCCGCCGCGCGGTGGGCCGCGAGTACGCGGGGCGACTGCTGCGCGAGGCCGTGCGTCGGCGCGACGTGGTGCTGCTCGACCTGCTGCTCGACGTCGTCGTGCCGCCGCTCAGCCGCCTCGTTGCGGCGCTCGTCGTCGGGTGGACAGTCGCGGTGGCTGCGGCGGCACTCGGCGCTCCGGCCGCATCCGCCGTCGCGGTGTGGACGGTCGGCGCGCTCGCGATCGTCGTCTATCTCGCGCGCGGGTGCGCGCTCACCGGCAACGGGCTCCGCGCCGCCGCGGACCTCGTCTACGCGCCGGTCTACATGCTGTGGAAGCTGACCGTTGCCGCTGGCCGCGCGACCCGGAACGACGAGTGGGTCCGCACGAGCCGCGCGGTGTCGGCGAATCGAGGTGGAGCATGA
- a CDS encoding polysaccharide biosynthesis/export family protein — protein MSDVARRGRRYVALLGAPVVLLATGACAHGTGPFVWVDQIPERDVAPVGGEYRLGPGDVVTVQVFSHAEMSGRTKVRDDGKLSIPLLGDVVAAGLSPSALAHTVETELGKQNLAVGTRVTVALEERAPLRVSVIGEVARPGLFALDPGAGVAEALASAGGFTEFAHRDRLFVVRRQPELVRIRLTYDDLVRARGRAAELRLRPGDVVVVE, from the coding sequence TTGTCTGACGTCGCCCGGCGTGGCCGGCGGTACGTCGCGCTGTTAGGCGCGCCGGTCGTGTTGCTCGCGACCGGCGCGTGCGCGCACGGCACCGGCCCGTTCGTGTGGGTGGATCAGATCCCGGAGCGCGACGTGGCCCCGGTGGGAGGCGAGTACCGCCTCGGCCCGGGCGACGTGGTGACGGTGCAGGTGTTCAGCCACGCCGAGATGTCGGGTCGGACGAAGGTCCGCGACGACGGCAAGCTCTCCATCCCGCTGCTCGGCGATGTGGTCGCGGCGGGGCTGTCCCCGAGCGCGCTGGCGCACACCGTGGAGACGGAGCTCGGGAAGCAGAACCTGGCCGTCGGGACGCGCGTGACCGTAGCGCTCGAGGAGCGTGCCCCGCTGCGCGTTTCCGTGATCGGTGAGGTGGCGCGCCCCGGGCTGTTCGCGCTCGATCCGGGTGCCGGGGTGGCCGAGGCGCTGGCGAGCGCCGGCGGGTTCACGGAGTTCGCGCACCGCGACCGGTTGTTCGTCGTTAGGCGGCAGCCGGAGCTCGTGCGGATCCGTCTCACGTACGACGACCTCGTACGCGCACGCGGGCGCGCGGCCGAGCTGCGCCTGCGCCCCGGTGACGTGGTCGTGGTCGAGTGA
- a CDS encoding oligosaccharide flippase family protein, with amino-acid sequence MSATVAPLAEPSAPPETTERAVTAAASATSSFDSDVVAALRNATKLGLSLVAMWGVQLVIRVFLPRWLGPELFGSFQFADAFTSGLFVLAGLGVETYIRKEVSTRREHAGDFVAGLVVVRVILGVLLIGAALVGLTIAGRPPVVLRLVFLLALTQLFVVNNATLGALLHAVGEVHGLSVLGVVSKILWGGGALVGLLAGGGVVSVGAAMLASEVVKGVGLQVLVRRHVRVRSRVNVRATLAVLTASVPFFVASLSQALMGRINVTLVSFRASDLELGWYGAAASLAGIGMLLEPLLGWVLLPLSARAESRSPDEFTRLTRRSMRLVLTASVPIALFMGLWADVIVRVLFGAKFAPATDSLRATAPCFVLGYVSIVSCTALIPLGRGWTVTAVSVSSLVISVTLNWFLIPAGHALFGAGGAGIGAGVALTLNEVFSAGALTLALGGRAFDRSGLAMLAKMLIVCAVVAALDRLVLLPYGVARLPVDAAVYGALALLWRAGDYDVLANVASRILSRRRSSHAVAVV; translated from the coding sequence GTGAGCGCGACCGTCGCCCCTCTCGCCGAGCCGTCGGCCCCGCCGGAGACGACCGAGCGCGCCGTGACCGCGGCGGCGAGCGCCACGTCGAGCTTCGACTCGGACGTCGTCGCGGCGCTGCGCAACGCCACGAAGCTCGGGCTGTCGCTCGTCGCGATGTGGGGCGTGCAGCTCGTGATCCGCGTCTTTCTGCCGCGGTGGCTCGGCCCGGAGCTGTTCGGCAGCTTCCAGTTCGCCGACGCGTTCACGTCGGGACTCTTCGTGCTCGCCGGGCTCGGTGTCGAGACGTACATCCGCAAGGAGGTCTCGACGCGGCGCGAGCACGCGGGTGACTTCGTCGCCGGCCTCGTGGTCGTGCGCGTGATCCTGGGTGTACTCCTGATCGGCGCCGCGCTCGTCGGATTGACGATCGCGGGGCGCCCGCCAGTGGTGCTGCGCCTCGTGTTCCTGCTCGCGCTCACGCAGCTCTTCGTCGTGAACAACGCGACGCTCGGCGCGTTGCTGCACGCGGTAGGCGAGGTGCACGGCCTCTCGGTGCTCGGCGTCGTGTCGAAGATCCTGTGGGGGGGCGGCGCGCTCGTCGGCCTGCTCGCGGGGGGCGGCGTGGTGAGCGTCGGGGCGGCGATGCTCGCCTCCGAGGTGGTCAAGGGCGTCGGGCTCCAGGTCCTGGTTCGGCGACACGTCAGGGTGCGCTCGCGCGTGAACGTGCGCGCGACGCTCGCTGTCCTGACGGCGAGTGTGCCGTTCTTCGTGGCGAGCCTGTCGCAGGCGCTGATGGGGCGCATCAACGTGACGCTGGTCTCGTTCCGCGCGAGCGATCTGGAGCTCGGGTGGTACGGCGCCGCAGCGAGCCTGGCCGGCATCGGCATGTTGCTCGAGCCGCTGCTCGGCTGGGTGCTGCTCCCGCTCAGCGCGCGCGCGGAGTCGCGATCGCCGGACGAGTTCACGCGGCTCACGCGACGCTCCATGCGCCTGGTGCTCACGGCGTCGGTGCCGATCGCGCTGTTCATGGGCCTGTGGGCCGACGTCATCGTGCGCGTGCTGTTCGGGGCGAAGTTCGCACCCGCGACGGACAGCCTGCGCGCCACGGCGCCGTGCTTCGTGCTCGGCTATGTGAGCATCGTGAGCTGCACGGCGCTCATCCCGCTCGGCCGCGGCTGGACGGTGACCGCCGTGTCGGTATCGTCGCTGGTCATCTCGGTGACGCTGAACTGGTTCCTCATCCCCGCGGGCCACGCGCTGTTCGGCGCCGGCGGGGCGGGGATCGGCGCCGGTGTCGCGCTCACGCTGAACGAGGTGTTCAGCGCGGGCGCGCTGACGCTGGCGCTCGGCGGCCGCGCGTTCGATCGATCGGGGCTCGCGATGCTCGCCAAGATGCTGATCGTGTGCGCGGTGGTCGCCGCGCTCGATCGGCTCGTGCTGCTGCCGTACGGTGTCGCGCGTCTGCCGGTCGACGCGGCGGTGTACGGCGCGCTCGCGCTGCTCTGGCGGGCCGGGGATTACGACGTGCTCGCGAACGTCGCGAGCCGGATTCTGAGTCGACGAAGGAGCTCTCATGCGGTCGCTGTTGTCTGA
- a CDS encoding WecB/TagA/CpsF family glycosyltransferase yields MTLAYSDALAPTRTPTRVPTRRVQLGRVLIDAVTFNGALDAVTELVERGEGGAVFTPNVDHIVQVEKHQEFHAAYRRASLTLADGAFVVWATRVLGRPVPAKVSGSDLVWPLVERAAQHGWRVYLVGGRPGAAAEVARRAQREHGLNVVGVDDGTVDLSDAESCAASFARARAARPDLVLVAFGSPKQEVWIDRARAAIGPAVAIGVGATFDFLAGHVRRAPAWMSRAGLEWLFRLCQEPRRMWRRYLLRDPVFVLVVLRTALQAWRTKEAGA; encoded by the coding sequence ATGACTCTGGCCTATTCCGACGCCCTCGCGCCCACGCGCACGCCCACGCGCGTGCCGACGCGGCGCGTGCAGCTCGGTCGCGTGCTGATCGACGCGGTGACGTTCAACGGCGCGCTCGACGCCGTGACGGAGCTCGTCGAGCGCGGCGAGGGCGGCGCGGTGTTCACGCCGAACGTGGACCACATCGTCCAAGTCGAAAAGCACCAGGAGTTCCACGCGGCGTATCGGCGCGCGAGCCTGACGCTGGCGGACGGCGCGTTCGTGGTGTGGGCGACGCGCGTGCTCGGGCGCCCGGTCCCGGCGAAGGTGTCCGGTTCGGATCTCGTGTGGCCGCTCGTCGAGCGCGCCGCGCAGCACGGCTGGCGTGTCTATCTCGTCGGCGGTCGCCCGGGCGCCGCGGCGGAGGTCGCGCGCCGCGCGCAGCGCGAGCACGGGCTGAACGTGGTCGGCGTCGACGACGGCACCGTCGACCTGAGCGACGCCGAGTCTTGCGCCGCGTCGTTCGCGCGTGCGCGCGCCGCGCGGCCGGATCTCGTGCTCGTCGCATTCGGGTCGCCCAAGCAGGAGGTCTGGATCGACCGCGCTCGCGCCGCGATCGGTCCTGCGGTCGCGATCGGCGTCGGCGCGACGTTCGACTTCCTCGCGGGGCACGTGCGACGCGCGCCGGCGTGGATGTCCCGTGCGGGGCTCGAGTGGCTCTTCCGGCTCTGCCAGGAGCCGCGACGAATGTGGCGACGATACCTGCTTCGAGATCCCGTGTTCGTGCTGGTGGTGCTGCGAACCGCGCTGCAGGCGTGGCGAACGAAGGAGGCGGGCGCGTGA
- a CDS encoding sugar transferase, translated as MGVLMEEISLAIAAVTSHRLVVVPRFAPDAAYAAAVRAVHPDVDVVPTQAFRDPLARWEPSDHLLVIAPECYPVEGLPLRDLVGGAASDGSMLRNLLAFETSPAGTKEYVHAGEGGRVRRIQRYFEPVTWPFPAGVVASLVPVACLLTIPDLPWASLAALRTAMAARGVPSQDSPYHGRVVHLDDEAGALALAESRVEAMAAASQALGAARGEDAGSLVIGRGARVHPSARLLGRIALGEGAEVEAGALIIGPSLVGARARVERGAVVAQCLVTPDAVVPRDAAMRHRVVTTGAVTPAGTPGHDDRAEPASGEPPVARPVLQRRHVHSSAPAASAVDVRPSAYLRGRAVVEPVLAALALLFLLPVFAVVMPLIALTSPGPVFYGDLREGRGGRVFRCWKFRSMRTDANDMQRQLAAVQQMDGPQFKMAHDPRVTRVGRVLRRLNVDELPQLWNIVRGEMSFVGPRPSPFRENQICVPWRHARLSVRPGLTGLWQVCRHDRANGDFHQWIQYDLLYVRHVSLAVDLRVLVATFRTLGGRWPVPVERMLGTRTASPAAPAALPDTIASPAVNVAEFHTHDVAEVLPPSTEPSSVGGGSLRRMRVADARRRAV; from the coding sequence GTGGGCGTTCTGATGGAGGAGATCTCGCTCGCCATCGCGGCGGTGACGTCGCACCGCCTGGTGGTGGTGCCGCGCTTCGCCCCCGATGCGGCGTACGCCGCCGCCGTGCGCGCGGTGCACCCCGACGTCGACGTCGTGCCGACGCAGGCGTTCCGGGACCCGCTCGCGCGGTGGGAGCCGTCGGACCACCTGCTCGTGATCGCGCCGGAGTGCTACCCGGTCGAGGGACTCCCGCTGCGCGATCTCGTGGGCGGCGCGGCGAGCGACGGCAGCATGCTGCGCAACCTGCTCGCGTTCGAGACGAGTCCCGCGGGCACGAAGGAATACGTGCATGCCGGCGAGGGCGGGCGCGTGCGCCGCATCCAGCGCTACTTCGAGCCGGTGACGTGGCCATTCCCCGCCGGCGTCGTCGCGTCGCTCGTGCCGGTGGCGTGCCTGCTCACGATCCCCGACCTGCCGTGGGCGTCGCTCGCCGCGCTGCGCACGGCGATGGCGGCGCGCGGCGTTCCGAGCCAGGACTCGCCGTACCACGGTCGCGTCGTGCACCTCGACGACGAAGCGGGCGCGCTCGCGCTGGCGGAGTCGCGGGTGGAGGCGATGGCCGCGGCGTCCCAGGCGCTCGGCGCGGCGCGCGGCGAGGACGCGGGGTCGCTCGTCATCGGCCGGGGCGCGCGCGTGCACCCGTCGGCGCGGCTGCTCGGCCGCATCGCGCTCGGCGAGGGTGCCGAGGTCGAGGCCGGCGCGCTCATCATCGGCCCGTCGCTCGTCGGCGCGCGGGCGCGCGTGGAGCGCGGCGCGGTGGTCGCGCAGTGTCTCGTGACGCCCGACGCGGTGGTGCCGCGCGACGCGGCGATGCGCCACCGCGTCGTCACGACGGGTGCGGTGACGCCCGCGGGCACGCCCGGGCATGACGACCGCGCGGAGCCGGCATCCGGCGAGCCGCCCGTCGCGCGCCCCGTGCTGCAGCGCCGTCACGTGCACAGCAGCGCGCCCGCCGCGTCCGCGGTCGACGTGCGGCCGAGTGCGTACCTGCGGGGCCGTGCGGTCGTGGAGCCGGTGCTCGCGGCCCTCGCGCTGCTGTTCCTGCTGCCGGTGTTCGCGGTCGTCATGCCGCTGATCGCGCTCACGTCGCCCGGCCCGGTGTTCTACGGCGACCTGCGCGAGGGCCGCGGCGGGCGCGTGTTCCGCTGCTGGAAGTTCCGCAGCATGCGCACGGACGCGAACGACATGCAGCGTCAGCTCGCCGCGGTGCAGCAGATGGACGGGCCGCAGTTCAAGATGGCGCACGACCCCCGCGTGACGCGCGTCGGGCGCGTCCTGCGGCGGCTCAACGTCGACGAGCTGCCACAGCTGTGGAACATCGTGCGGGGCGAGATGAGCTTCGTCGGCCCGCGCCCGTCGCCGTTCCGCGAGAACCAGATCTGCGTGCCGTGGCGGCACGCGCGGCTCTCGGTGCGGCCGGGCCTCACGGGGCTGTGGCAGGTGTGCCGCCACGACCGCGCGAACGGCGACTTCCACCAGTGGATCCAGTACGACCTGCTGTACGTTAGGCACGTCTCGCTCGCGGTCGACCTGCGCGTGCTGGTCGCGACGTTCCGTACGCTCGGCGGCCGGTGGCCGGTGCCGGTGGAGCGGATGCTCGGCACGCGCACGGCGAGTCCCGCCGCCCCCGCCGCGCTGCCCGACACGATCGCGTCGCCCGCGGTCAACGTGGCCGAGTTCCACACGCACGACGTCGCCGAGGTGCTCCCGCCGTCGACGGAGCCGAGCAGCGTCGGCGGCGGATCCCTGCGTCGCATGCGCGTCGCCGACGCCCGCCGCCGGGCGGTCTGA
- a CDS encoding nucleotidyltransferase family protein — MNEPNAASTSHVSTAAHRSSPHLMTSDRERRNERLTLGAPVDRNPDASAAVAGVVLAGVSAWGGGAFERTLRGPLLPVAQEPLLSYPLRWLRAGGVRGAAVCAGAATGAVRERFGGGSSLRMTLSYYEDAAPRGPAGCARDAALATTAERFVVVEGAFIPTLDLRALLAAHRESGAAATTVVEIDRRRNAMRQSWPAMPGGVYVFERHVLERVPATGFQDIKQGLLERLYAHGEHVAVHEVAGLSPRVLDLHSYAGVSSWLIASAVDRRAAALDEVIGSAIETLWLETSTHETTRFDGSRVDAPARESGPRRQATPDDGGTYVPFAEWSEDGDTLVHPTAFVHPTARLIGPVLVGPNAFVDERAVVVGPTSIGPGAIIDAGAVVSRSELWADAHVGTGANVDGSLLADGAAVGARRHVSGAVLTASPRVTPVPNGTRVPSARASSHVPSSVVVPVVPSLSVEASVRRAALSTPPHLPLQ, encoded by the coding sequence ATGAACGAACCGAACGCCGCCAGCACGTCGCACGTGAGCACCGCGGCGCATCGCTCGTCACCGCACCTCATGACGTCCGACCGCGAGCGCCGTAACGAGCGGCTCACGCTCGGCGCGCCCGTCGATCGCAACCCGGACGCGAGCGCCGCCGTGGCGGGTGTCGTGCTCGCCGGCGTGTCGGCGTGGGGAGGCGGCGCGTTCGAGCGCACGTTGCGCGGGCCGCTCCTCCCCGTCGCGCAGGAGCCGCTCCTCAGTTATCCGCTGCGATGGCTGCGCGCGGGCGGCGTGCGCGGCGCCGCGGTGTGCGCGGGCGCCGCGACCGGCGCGGTGCGCGAGCGGTTCGGCGGTGGCTCGTCGCTGCGCATGACGTTGAGCTACTACGAGGACGCCGCGCCGCGCGGCCCGGCCGGGTGCGCGCGCGATGCCGCGCTCGCGACGACCGCGGAGCGCTTCGTCGTCGTCGAAGGTGCGTTCATTCCCACGCTCGATCTCCGCGCGCTGCTCGCCGCGCATCGCGAGTCGGGCGCCGCGGCGACGACGGTCGTCGAGATCGACCGCCGCCGCAACGCGATGCGCCAGTCGTGGCCCGCGATGCCCGGCGGCGTCTACGTGTTCGAGCGCCACGTGCTCGAGCGCGTCCCCGCGACCGGTTTCCAGGACATCAAGCAGGGACTTCTGGAGCGGCTCTACGCGCACGGCGAGCACGTCGCGGTGCACGAGGTGGCGGGGCTGTCCCCGCGCGTCCTCGACCTGCACTCCTATGCCGGCGTGAGCTCGTGGCTCATCGCCAGCGCGGTCGACCGTCGCGCCGCCGCGCTCGACGAGGTGATCGGGTCGGCCATCGAGACGCTGTGGCTCGAGACGTCGACGCACGAGACGACGCGCTTCGACGGCTCGCGCGTCGACGCGCCGGCGCGCGAGTCCGGCCCCCGCCGCCAGGCGACGCCGGACGACGGCGGCACGTACGTGCCGTTCGCCGAATGGTCAGAGGACGGCGACACGCTCGTGCACCCGACCGCCTTCGTGCACCCGACGGCGCGCCTGATCGGTCCCGTGCTCGTGGGCCCGAACGCGTTCGTCGACGAGCGCGCCGTGGTCGTCGGCCCGACGAGCATCGGGCCCGGTGCGATCATCGACGCCGGCGCCGTCGTCTCGCGGAGCGAGCTATGGGCCGATGCACACGTCGGCACCGGCGCGAACGTCGATGGCTCGCTCTTGGCCGATGGCGCCGCCGTCGGCGCGCGTCGACACGTCTCCGGCGCCGTCCTCACCGCATCGCCGCGCGTCACGCCGGTGCCTAACGGCACGCGCGTCCCCTCGGCGCGCGCCTCCTCGCACGTCCCCTCGTCGGTCGTCGTCCCAGTCGTCCCCTCGCTGTCGGTCGAAGCTTCGGTGCGCCGCGCCGCGCTCTCCACCCCGCCACACCTCCCGCTGCAGTAG